The Procambarus clarkii isolate CNS0578487 chromosome 18, FALCON_Pclarkii_2.0, whole genome shotgun sequence genome segment attaaaataattataccAAAAAATCTTTTGGTATTAATTTTAGTATAAAGATAGCTAATTTTAAAATGTTTCACACTCAGGAAGTTGACGAATATGCCAACCGATGTCACGAAGAAAAGGGCCAGCTTGGCGAGCTAACTCAACTGTGTGGTCTGGCATTCAGCAATGGAGCAGAGGATGAGGACGAGGCAGAAGCTCAGGCACCTTCTCTCTCTAAGGACAATTTGAGTCTACCGCTGAATCTTGCAGGGTTCACGAGCGGTTACAGCACTCCATCACCTGTGCAAGGTACTCTATATTGTTGCTCTTATTTGTTATTCTCCATTTGACACCTAAAAATACAAATTTGAATTACTTTTTGTGACTGTGTTTCTATCTATGGTGATGTGTTCTTGTGTGACAAAACTGGGCAGGTAAGTCCAGGATAAATATAAAGGCTCCTGAGTATTCAAGGCTAAGGATACAAGAAAAGTCAGACAAGTGTGCACAGTGAAGGAATTGTATGATATAACAAGTGAACCATTTAACAGTTTAACAAAAATGTGGGCATTGTTAAGAAATAACACATGTATATATTAAATCTGTATAAATTAGAGATCTCAATATCTTCTGTTCTTTTCTCAGGAATATTCAGCATGCCAACCACGATGTCGGAACCAGCTGTCCTCAAGAAGCCACAGCCTGAGTTTACATCGGCCAATGACAGTTTCAATAAGGCTAAGAGTGAAGTCACAGAATCAGCCGAGCAGAAGGTGGTGGCTCTGGAAGCCCAGGTGGCTGAGCTAAAAAATCGAGTGACTGAACTTGAGGAAGAACTGGCTGCAAAAGAAGAAACTACATCTGTATTAGAGGGAGATCTTGCCAATTTAAGGAAGGAGGTAATAGTAATTGTGTGTgtttcaaatatagtaaaatactgtacagtacagtatactgtgTTGTACTCATAAATTTTTAATACAAACTACCATTTGGAAATTAAAAGTGCATTTAAATTCTTGAATGAGTTGGGGATAAACTTATTATGGAAAACAAGGTGGCAGGTTTTGTGTTCCAGTGCCTCAGTATTGCTGTGCAGTGGGGGAATGATTGCTTTGTCCTGGGCACGTAACCGACTTCTGAAGAGATTTACAGTTTGtaatgtgtgtcgtgtgtgtatgTAATTCAACTATTTCAGTCTATCTAATCTATCCAATCCATCAATGATGCGATCAGTCTCTGGTCTCCATGATGCATCTTTATGTAGTGCAAATGTTACACAGCACAAGGTTTTTTCCCCTATATGTGCTTGCCAATAGGAAGGATTATCTCTTAGGATGCTGCTTCTTCAGTTTAGAGTATCTTGTACAACGTTCTCTCAATTACATGTGATTGTCGTGTCTTCCTTCGTAGCTGTGGAGTGCAGTGACCTCAACTACGTCTGTCTTCTGTTCATGGGATGTTTTCACTACTTGTACAGCAAAATAGACCTTCCTTATATCCCTTTGGCTCATTTGCATAACCCCTTTCCTCCTTTGTTCTCAAATCGTACCTCTCATCAGGAACAACCTGTCCTTATGTTGTATGTCAAGATCATGCCTTCTTTCTTGATCTTCCCTCCAATTCTTGTAAGTTCGAATCAGCATTTTGAATCTGTGCTTGTTTTTCAGTTATTTATCTACCTTGTAGCAAATCTCTGAATCTTCTCAATTTTCTTTGTTTTGATATGGATGGCTGCGATCATCCAGTCCTGGTATTGCCTACTCCATCATGCTGTGTTAAGGCCGTCATAATTTGACATTTACCATATGTAAGCTAACAcacatcctctggtttcagttggaAGACAAAGTAGAAAAGATAGCAGATCTGGAGGCGGAAGTGACGGAAAAGGACTTGAAAATCGATGATGTGATGCAGGAGCTGGAAACGCGGCACATAGAGATCCAAGCCAAGGATGACCAGATACAAAGCCTCCATCATGATTTAGATAGAGTAAGTGTTTTTGTGTGGCTCCAACCTGTGCTATGCCACTGTGTTCATAACAATGTGGTTAGATGATAGATGGGTAGCATTGTGGTATTATATATGACTTACTATGTTCGGTATATTACTCCTTCACCTTGAGTTAAAATATCCCTTACAAATATGGAAGACGATATGACTAAGAAGGAAGAGAATACTGTAGTATAATATTGTACAAGAAGTCAGAAATGTTGTATTTCTTTGAAGACTGTAAAGTAAAATCAATGTACCAGTACATTTCAAGAATTTGCTCTATAAACTAAATGGTTGTTCAACATGAATGTTGTATAAATCTAATTCTCTAGTTCATTCTCAGCTAATTAATTATATATGGTACACCCTTAAAAATGTTGTTCACCATTTAACAGGTCTAAATTTCAGATGTCAGTAAAACATTTCATATTACAGAGTGAGACAGGGAAATTATAATTGTTAGGTAAAGTAATTTCCTGCAGATCAtaaatgtataatttcttatGTTGTGCTTTTTAATCGTTCATTGCAGGTGGCAGAAATGTTATTGCAAAAATGGTAATGAAACCCTATCCCCTAAATGATTAATTTGAACAGCTTATTTGTCATGTTTAGCTATATACAAGactgcagtgccacctgtggcctgTTGTCTCATTCCACCTCAGTGTtttccactcactcactcactcactattGTTGCCCCAGTTTCTTGTATTTGTCTTGTGCCGGCCTGCCTGACTCATTCATTCATTCCCATGCCTACTCTGCCCACCCGAACACAACAACCCATTTAAACTCCCATGAAGATACGTGCACATGGAAGACTTTACATGCAACCTTTTCTTCAAGAAAGGCACATTCTCAGAAGAAACAAGCAGGCACAGATATTGTTAGAGATACTGCTGTTGGCTACATTTGTAACCATTGTAAtagtattataatttttttcctcAGGTTGAGCCAGAAATAGAGGTCAAGGTTCAAGAAATTGTGGAGCGTGATCGAATCATTGAAGAAAAAATAGAGCAAATTGAACAGCAGAACAAAATTCTAGTGGAAATCCAAATTACATTAGATGAAAAACAGAAGCAAATTGCTGATATGGAACACAAGATTACAGAATCAAGTGAAAAGATAAAGAAGCTCACAGAGAAGCTTGATAAATCCTGTAAAGTTATTCAGGTAAGTACATTGTCATATATGAATGCAGTTGGTAATTTTATTAACACTTCTGATCCCAGTGACAAGGCTGAAAAAAAATTCCTCATTGTGGAATACTACGAGCAAAAGTATTCCATTTCCTTAACATGTGCAGACAAGCACCATTATATGCGGAGAATTATATGcagagaataagtcacaataataTGGCTGAAAATTAATATTCAACCATCATATATGAAAACTAAAGAATTAATAAGGGTCAAGGATTGACCAAAATGTCGTCACTTAACTTACTTTTCGTGCATGTAAATCGGGTATTAATCATTGATATGTCAATTACTCATCATGTCACATTTTCTACTTTATTGGCTAGAGATGTATGTCCAAAGAGAAGGAGGAGCTGTAAAGTGAAAGCAAGTTACATATATTAAAAAGTTTGTTCATGCATGTTTTATCATGCATACTATGTCACAAACAAGCTCAAACTCATAAAGTGGATGGGTGCATCTAAGACCAGGTGTTCAGTGTTGCTCGTGAAGTGGCATATGCAGTACAGTACAACCTTGATTCAAAGAACTATATGGGACGAACCTCAATTTGTTTCAGTGTGGGATTCGTTGCAGCTGGAGATGCCTCCAGGATTCATTTCCCATGCCCTATGTGCTAATTTCACTATTTTCATTTCATCCTATAATATAATAAACTACCAAATGAACATGTCTGCAAACAAATTCAGCCACATTTAACTTATTTCTCATAGCCCCAGCCTCAAAACTCATTTTCAGAAGGTAGTACAGCCATACCTGATTGAATATATACCTAGCCAACTCAAAATGAAAACAAACCATAAAGTTTGGTTTTAAATATCTTCAGTACCTTTCGCAAGGCTCCAACTGTTTCTTGTAATATTGAGTACAACTACaaaaatgcagacgaggagtcacaataacgtggctgaaatatgttggccagaccacacactagaaagtgaaggggacgatgacgtttcggtctgtcctggaccattctcaagtcaattgagaTGATAAAGATGATTGAGTTGAGCAtctcaattgacttgagaatggtctaggacggaccaaaacgtcatcgccccttcactttctagtgtgtggtttggtcaacttaaaAAATCATCAAAAATGTGATTGGAGTCGtattacactgtgtgtgtgtgttttaccatTTATACTCTAATATTTCCCAGGCTCTATGAGCTGATTTCACTGAGCAAAATGTTAATCTTCAGTGTGTCATATGAAGGACAGTTACCAAAAAGAAAACCCTGTCTGTAAAGAGATTTAACTACATCTAGCATATTTCCCACTCCCTAAGCTTTGAAACCTCATTTTCAACAATTTTCAACAATATTTACCAACAGTGGTAACAATATTTTGAAGTAAAAGCTTGAAGGTTTTGCTGAcaaataaattatattttgttATGAAACACGGTGCATTGATTAATGTAGAATTGGAAAAAAATAGCTTTGATTTTGATGTGaaattaaaaatgatgcaaattatatcagataaaatattttgaaatcacCCCAAATTAGGTGGTTCTTGTATTTTATATTCTTGCTTCTTTAGATGTGGGTTGGCCCAACCTTCTCCTCCTTGCAAGATCTCAGTACCTATCATAATAGCTAAGAACATACGTTACACAATGACCTTCCCGTTTGAAAACCATATTTTGTCTTATTCTGTCAGTTCTTTCCAGATGTTCTACCTATTTGTTTTAATGATTTTCTAGTGATATTACTACCACGCTTGTCAATAATACAGATCTataatttagaggggtcttcttTGTTCCCATTTTTATAGGTTGAAACTgtcttttttttctataattaGTGAGGTTCTTTGTTTAGATGTTTGGAAAATATTGTATAGTTGGGCACTAATGTTGGATGTGTATTCTCTCGGAACCCATGTCCAGATTCCTTCTGACCCCGACTTCTTTATTTCTATCTAGTTCCTTGAGCAGTTTTTCCTACCTTGTCTCTTAAGACACTTCTAGGTACTTTGTTGTGTACTAGAGTGTATTGTTTGGTTCTCTGAATACATCATTTCACACGAGcaaactttggaactgttcatttagtttTCACTCATTTCCTTTTTAGTCTATTAGTGTTATTTTTAGTCTTCAAATTTTGTCTTTCACTTGTAATTTGCTTTTCATGGACATATAAAATAGGccgagttctgttttacatttgtctaccATCCCTTTACTTTCTCAAGGTTTCTTTGTGTGTATACTCGTTACTGTGTACTTGTTTGTAAGTtttgcctcttcctatattgattccattttttccTATTGCTGTCTGGCACTCAGTTTCTATTGAACCAGCCCTGTGCTCAAAAAAACTATAAATTTTTGGGTGCcttcatatattaaaaaaattcgtatacagtggtacctcggaatgcgattgtccctgtatgcgaggttttcggaaggcgaggtgtatttactccaaaaatttgtctcagaaggcgagtttggacgcgagtttgttgatacgcgtacagccgacctagcgcgttcgacgcccctccgcccctcagtttattattgtctggcgctcagtgactacccccacatcaattcttctcgcggattttcagtgttttgttggatttttggtgatttgtctatacaatttgttattatatatctcgccatgggtcccaagaaagccagtggtaaggataaaggccagaaagctcctgtgaggatgacaatagaggagaaacaagagatcattcggaagcatgagaacggtacacgtgttgttgaactttgtaggcagtacaacaaagccacatcaacaatatgcactatacttaagaagaaaaataagattatgggtgctaaagtggcaaaaggagtaagaacattaacggcacaaagaccacaaatacttgaagaagtgttaaagttgttattaatttggatacacgacaaggagttgaggggtgatagtgtttcggaggccattatttgtgagaaagccagggtgttgcacgaagaccttctaaagaatacccctgcaacgagtgatgcagataagaaagagtttaaggcaagcaggggctggtttgaaaaatttagaaagagaagtggtatccatagtgttacaaggcatggggttatgtgatgtgattatggaaggggactccccttccaaacagtaactcctctcctcctcccccctcctcaccatcttccatacgcctacagcactcgacagcaaggtaagtaataactggaacacagttttgtaggtttatttagatgaattaggtaaattaggtataaaaatttagtttgatgtggggtttttggggtagtcaggaacggattaattcatttccctttatttcttatggggaaattaacttcggaatgcgagttttcggaaggcgaggcgtctccaggaacggattaaactcttattctgaggtatgcctgtatctcATTTATTTCCCTGCTAAACAAGAAATTGTTTGTCAAATTGATTAAAGAGCCAAGATTTCTTTTGTCTCGCTTTTTCATATTCTCTTCATTATAATGTTTTATGTATTTTATTTCGAAGTACTGTACATGGATGGTCGTTCTTACCTAGTGGCAGGCAGGTACTGGAGGTCAAAGAGCTCTTTCTTATTTCTGGTAAATATTACAGCCAGGACTGATGGAACATTGATGTGTAtgaaaacgtgtgtgtgtgtgtgtgtgtgtgtgtatatatatatatatatgtcgtacctagtagccagaacgcacttctcagcctactatgcaaggccggatttgcctaataagccaagttttcatgaattaatatattttctcaaatttttttcttatgaaatgataaagctacctattgaattatgtatgaggtcaattttttttttattggagttaaaattaacgtagatatatgaccgaacctaaccaaccctacctaacctaacctatctttataggttaggtagccgaaaaagataggttaggttaggtaggttaggtagtcgaaaaacaattaattcatgaaaactaggcttattaggcaaatcgggccttgcatagtaggctgagaagtgcgttctggctactaggtacgacatatatatatatatctatctatctatctatatatatctatatatctatctatatatatctatatatatagatatatatatagatatatatatatagatatatatagatatataatacacacacacacacagagagagagagagagagaggaacgagCGAACGAGCGAGCGAACGAGCGAGCGAACGAACGAGCAAACGAGCGAGCGAACGAACGAGCGAGCGAGCTAGCTAGGTGGCAGCAGGGATAGGTTGTGGAAGTCATGCAGGAGTTACAATGTCcgattgcaaaaaaaaaaaaaaaaaaaaaaaaaaaacaaataatactAAAAAAATGGTTGCAGCTGTCTTTTTACAGTGTGTAATTACCTGTGTAGTTACAGGAAGAGAGCTACGTTtgtatcccgtcttcccagtactgtactttgtcttataatgctttgaaactactgacggttttggcctcatccaccttctcacttagtttGTTTCAACCATCTACTACTCTGCAAAAGAAAacgttctaatatttttttggcatTTTTATTTCGTTAGCTTGAAGCTGCCTATTTCAGGAATTCCTTTTTATCactttggtcgattcctgttattattttgtaagtattgatcatatcacctctttttttttccttatatcttctagttttggcatgtttaatgcctctagcctcttcccgTAACTCTTGCTTTTCAGGATGAAGCCATTTTGTAACATgcttttgcaccttttccagtataTTTATgtacttcttgagatttgggcaccatacaactgttgcatattccataatttgtaagttgtgtgtgtgtggtctattttctctgattccatattccataacatggcatttacagTATTCatattgaattccatttgtcacatgtcgctccaagcacttattttatctagatcaatttgaaggacatgacaatcatctgcatctcctatcttccccagtatcttagcatcatctgcaaacatgttcatataattctgtattccttctggtagatcgtttatgtaggccatgaacattactggtgcaagaactgaaccctgtggtacttcgctagtaacactcctccaatcAGTTACATTACCTCTTATTACTGCTCTCATCTGTCTGTAAGAAAACTTTTCATCTATGTCAGAAGtcagtagtaatagtagtgtgTCTGTACTCTCCTAGTAGTGCTTACGgatgttgagcttcagctctttggtcttgcctctcaactgtcaatcgactggtgtacagattcttgatgtGTGTGTCTGTCATAAATAAATTTGTGTGCGGTGGCTTAATGGTGCTCATTGAAATATGACAGAACAACAGTCATATCTAGTGACTGATGACGGCAGGAAATATGCAACTTCAGAAGGATCTTTTTGTCTTCAGTTTCTCCACTTGCATTTTATAGATTAACAcacttcttgtttaaagatgaacACCTTTCTTCTTTAaagctgaacccccccccccctcttgtttaaagatgaaaagtttttatattttaaaatctCTAATACCTGATCTGGGGGGTCTTGGCAGATTTGGTGTAATTTGTTTAAATAAAGCTTGCATTGCCTCTTAATTTTTATTAGTGTTATTTTTagtaatacaaaaacattttcttAGACATTTGCAGAAGTTGTTCAGGCTCGAGATAAAGAAATTGCTGCTCTGACAAAAGAATTAAAACGCAAAGAAAAGAAAGTCCGAGACCTCGTGGCAGAACTGAAGGAGGCTCTCGACATGCtgaacaaggcaaaatgggaagCGGAGAcaagtggtggtgaagatggtgtcaAGGAAATGGCAGAAGAGGAGAATGAGGTAAGCAGCCCCTTAAAATATGCTGAAAATATGCCTCGTGGAAGTGAAGGGTCCAGTCAGTACAGGAGTGAAGAGTGCTACAATAACCACCCAGCAAGGACCGCTGAATTGCACGAACAATTACGGGAAGCTTCTTGTACCACAGTAGAGTTCTTGCCAAATGTTAACAACCCTTATAGCTTGGCTTCTCAATCGGCACCTTCTCATGTACATGCATCTTCAACAATCCCTCAGATGCACCCCTTGCAGTCACCTGCTACTCTGCACCATAATCTTAGATATCAATTTTTTCATCCCACAAATAAGTTTTAATGAGCTCCCTTGTTGTGTTGCCTTATATATTGCTATTACACTTTTGAATAATTTTATTTTTAGATTGCTGCATGTGCAGAATTTTTCACCTTTTGTTTTATCTTAAAACTATTGTACCTGAATAAGGGAAGTGTTTATTCTCCATTTTATTTTCACTTTTATTTGGTAATGTTTAAGAATTTGGTTATAATAAAGTTTATTATTCATATGCTAGTTCTTTATTTTTTAAAGCCTTGCTTGAATAATAAATCTGTATATTAAAAACTTACCTGAAGTGTTAAATGCAACTAATGTTGAATACAAAGTAATTCTGGATTAAACATCAGGTAAGCAAATCTGTAATGAACATTTTGCTGCTGACATATGTAAGGAACTATTATTATTTATGCAACACTAATAAATTTTTTGTTTCTTGCAGCGATTATGGGCAGAATTGGAGTCCCGCAAGAATGAGGTGCTGGCACTGCGGGCAGAACACAAACACTCCTTATCTGAGGCTGAGGAGCGTGTACATCAACTTCAGAAACAGTTGGATGAAAAACTAAAAGCCCTTGAAACTCAGCAAGACCAACACAATAAAGAGACTGAGGAATGGGAGGTGCGTTTGCGTGATAAGGCCCAGCAACTAGCACGCCTTGAAGGAGAACTTCAGACACTTCACGGTGATATGTCTAACAGGGAGGGACAGTTGCGCACTAATCAAGGACTTGTTCAAGGATTAGAAGATGAACTGGCTGCAGCTAAAGACCAACTGAAGGATAAAAAGGCAGAATTGGAAATTCTTCAGGAAGAACTGAAAAAGAAAAATAATGACATGCAGGATTTGGTGAATCATGAGTTGTGGGAAAGGAATAGGGAGATTGAGCGTCTACAGGAAAAACTCAGTGCCTTATCATCAGATCGTCGCCATCAAATTGAATGCTTGAAGGATGAATTAGAAACCAAGAATAGTGAATTAAGGAGACTGAGAACTAGGTTAAATTGTGAGACTTCTGAAACTAATGATGGCAACCAGATAGCATTATGCTCTAAAGTGAATAACACCCAGTCTGCAGTAAATCCCACAGCAAATAACCAACCCAAGAATGCTGCTCATTTGACAGTAGTTACGGGATCTGGAGGTGCTGATGTAGTTACTGTAAATCGTCCATTACATCTGACATTCACTGATGATAATTCTGCTTCTGTGCAAATGCTTTATCAGGAAATGTGTAAAGTTAGGGGTGAGGCACAAGCATTACGCATGGAAAGAAGTATATTAAATGATAAACTCTCAAGTTTACAAAAATCATATGACCAAGTTTGCCACGTAAGTGCACCAAGTGCTAACGAACTTCATGAACAAATGGACTCTGTTAAGAAGCAACTTGAtgaaaccaaagaagaaaatctGCTAAAGGACCAGAAGCATGGAGAGATTGTCAGTGATTTTCAGTCTCAAGTACAAGTTCTGCGAACTGAACTTCATAATGCAAAGAAAAAAATTAGCCGCCAGTTAACAGAAGTCAGTGTGCGTAAATACCAGGAAGCTCTGAAACGACACAAACAAGAAATTGCCTCTCTGAGAAAAAGGCTGGCAGATTCACACAATGCATGTGATCTACTCAGAACTCGACTAGAAGAACTAGCAGACTTCTTGGAGCGTATTCTAGAAATGGAGGAGAGAGGCCTCATTAATTTAAGTCAGTTGTCTCCAAAGCAGCTAGCCTCGTTACAGAAAACTCTTGACGAGTCTCGTGCACTTTCTCGTTCACTATCACAATCACTAATGATTGGTATGGACATCACTGAACATGGTGATGATGCACATCTGTCTAGTTCAGTGAGCTCCATATCATCTTGGAGCCTACAAAGAGATGATAGTTTTTCTGAAACACTTGATTATTTAGGAGCTAGTAGTCTTGAAGCCATAGCTAACCTTCCTGATGAGACATTGTTACAGCCAGAGGATTCTCATGATCCAGCTGTTCAAGCACTTGCCACACAGCTCAACATTCAAATTGACCAGAAAACACGAGAGATTGATGCCATTGCTGAGAATGTGTCGGTATTAAGTGAAAAGCTAGCAGAGAGAATACAGCaagtggagcaacaggcaggagttatTGGTGAACTACGAGAACAAGTGGATTGTCTTCAGGAGGAAGTAAAACGTAGGGACCTTCAGCTTCTAGCACCTCATGTTGACGAAGGTGAAAACAGCCAACATCCTCTACAGAGCTCTTGGCAGAGTAGTATAAACCCAATTGCAACATCATCTCAGAGCACTGTGCATGCTGTTTCTCCTCAGTCTACACTGGGAACTCATAATTCAAGCAGCCAAGAAAGTCTTCACAAGCCTCCCAGTATTTGTTCTGACTCATTGCCTCCTCCACCTCTTCACCTCCTTCAGGACAGCGAGTGTGAAATCAGACCCGATATTAGGGAGTTGGAGATTTGTCACGCATCGGATCGTAGCAGCCTGAGTGCAGTCAAAAGTGCATACTCAACTGATGCAGCTATAAAGGCTTATAGTGGGCACCTAGGTTACTTTCAGCAGTATGCAACAACTGGTGAACAAAGTATTGGTGATGGACTAAAGCCATGGAAGGAAAATGCAAATGGGCCTATGACCTGTGCGATACCTGAACAACCCTGGGCACCCATTTCACCATCTGAAAGTGAAGCTTGGAGTGAACCTGACAGAAATGTATCTTTAGCAAGAATTGGACTTGATGCTTGTACTCTTGGGGGTGCCCCAGATAGAGCATTATCACGATCTCGCCAGCAGAGAGCATCTGCAATTACTTCAGAATCTGATGGTGAGGCTGCACATGAAGACACTGCCACTTGTGTTGCTAATAACGTACTAACGCCAGGAAAAGCCTCCAAGAGGCGATCTGATGTTGCAGAACTTCGACGAGTATCCACAAAACTGCGTGCTGTAGAACAACTGAATGACACTCTCCGTGCAGAATTGAACATATATCAAACATTGAGTCAAGAAATGGCTCAACAACAGCATGATCAGCAACAGAGACCTAAGACTAGTGATAAGAGTGTTGAAACACACAAGGGAGAGACAGCAGATGCCTCGGTAGGTGCTGAAGAAGAAcctacaataccaccaccaccaccacccatatttGCTATTCCTgcaccattgttagaagagattcgtGCACTGCGCCTTAAACTAGAAGAAGCA includes the following:
- the LOC123754300 gene encoding putative leucine-rich repeat-containing protein DDB_G0290503 isoform X4, with translation MFGFGGRSPGRLATTPPGPAPPTPIGHPFFSGSPAQLQDANSLDSSSSSSIPFSLGLRSPGKVSPLRGRTMKEYEEQLGSLKKENFSLKLRIYFLEERMDQKYDKEDKDELYKTNIELKVETEALKQELYDKQELVRQASTVLSGLEQQFKEQVAQIQENHEQEKEKLQSQVQQLQSYIQELQKEVDEYANRCHEEKGQLGELTQLCGLAFSNGAEDEDEAEAQAPSLSKDNLSLPLNLAGFTSGYSTPSPVQGIFSMPTTMSEPAVLKKPQPEFTSANDSFNKAKSEVTESAEQKVVALEAQVAELKNRVTELEEELAAKEETTSVLEGDLANLRKELEDKVEKIADLEAEVTEKDLKIDDVMQELETRHIEIQAKDDQIQSLHHDLDRVEPEIEVKVQEIVERDRIIEEKIEQIEQQNKILVEIQITLDEKQKQIADMEHKITESSEKIKKLTEKLDKSCKVIQTFAEVVQARDKEIAALTKELKRKEKKVRDLVAELKEALDMLNKAKWEAETSGGEDGVKEMAEEENERLWAELESRKNEVLALRAEHKHSLSEAEERVHQLQKQLDEKLKALETQQDQHNKETEEWEVRLRDKAQQLARLEGELQTLHGDMSNREGQLRTNQGLVQGLEDELAAAKDQLKDKKAELEILQEELKKKNNDMQDLVNHELWERNREIERLQEKLSALSSDRRHQIECLKDELETKNSELRRLRTRLNCETSETNDGNQIALCSKVNNTQSAVNPTANNQPKNAAHLTVVTGSGGADVVTVNRPLHLTFTDDNSASVQMLYQEMCKVRGEAQALRMERSILNDKLSSLQKSYDQVCHVSAPSANELHEQMDSVKKQLDETKEENLLKDQKHGEIVSDFQSQVQVLRTELHNAKKKISRQLTEVSVRKYQEALKRHKQEIASLRKRLADSHNACDLLRTRLEELADFLERILEMEERGLINLSQLSPKQLASLQKTLDESRALSRSLSQSLMIGMDITEHGDDAHLSSSVSSISSWSLQRDDSFSETLDYLGASSLEAIANLPDETLLQPEDSHDPAVQALATQLNIQIDQKTREIDAIAENVSVLSEKLAERIQQVEQQAGVIGELREQVDCLQEEVKRRDLQLLAPHVDEGENSQHPLQSSWQSSINPIATSSQSTVHAVSPQSTLGTHNSSSQESLHKPPSICSDSLPPPPLHLLQDSECEIRPDIRELEICHASDRSSLSAVKSAYSTDAAIKAYSGHLGYFQQYATTGEQSIGDGLKPWKENANGPMTCAIPEQPWAPISPSESEAWSEPDRNVSLARIGLDACTLGGAPDRALSRSRQQRASAITSESDGEAAHEDTATCVANNVLTPGKASKRRSDVAELRRVSTKLRAVEQLNDTLRAELNIYQTLSQEMAQQQHDQQQRPKTSDKSVETHKGETADASVGAEEEPTIPPPPPPIFAIPAPLLEEIRALRLKLEEAIANNDHLRDQLEAALTAHPQDEARFHHLTAALQTAQEEMREARDRLQGSQESVREQQEKYNNIQFKLQECEGRLTQCYIQLEAAQTESLAVKSDLSNAHQLLQERGLLLQERDSQLAERQQTMNEMALKIIQLEKDAVKNPDLDEHLQKLQSELQKQEMRLLQVNKERLSLVGERACLQAQLASASTHARLLQDGKQDVDGVGEERITLLQQLDVERTTVSNLHKERQQLLTDKERLEKEMQVLQEEVAGLRAKIEHLTSHQDYAGQQADREKRNLTELQNEYTTLQRNRNELHLKAQNLEIQLQVMTEKHKTAEDAQLCLIEQKSLVKQLTAQLDSERCLTANLQLQLKTLRSSTSPTTSQGDDSVVPNESDHASHESVTSIEFFRPLSETGLLHKHRATSLSPTSGDKSKIQERRAASSSRRRESNKRINHWSEDKENHQIATTTTITTTTSSSKKNRRLHSGISSDGIFAQHAAQPLLLHQPDEEGDGGTTSGESPDLGIGSDYPFSSLERGTRTLRSLVHTAQDLPPPPLCSEPNLQQLLSHSILSEENQQLRLERDNLTSKLASTKETLKNTEEKLYKANQRKENVERAICKQLYKTHDVLKKANTQLKQVNTLPK